GCCCCAGATACCACCAATCACCGTAGAAGCACATGCTATGTATCACTTTCCTTTTGAGTGTAGTCCTGTGTGCAACATCAACCATGTTATCTCCTACTTTGGATTTGATCTTCTTTCAAGATATGCTCATCGAAGTCTGTGAGGATGTGGGAGATTTTAGCAACGATGAGGATCTCACATCATCCAAGATTGCATTTTATGAGGGTGTTTGCAGTGAAGAGATATTTGAGGGAGAGATGGTTTCCTTCAACAAGGAATGGGATTCCTCGAGAAATGAAAGCTACCCTACCAAGCATATGACTTCGTGGTGATCATGGTTCGTGATTTAACCTACCTATAACAACAATTAATTGGGGTAGAGTTTCCATAgggaaattttttgtttgagcTATAAAGTCTTTCTTATTGGttattttcaaggataaattatatttttggtccccctattttcacaaatttgtgattttagtcctcttgaaattttattgtaatatttgGTCCGCTAGTTTTCAAACTTTACAATTTTGGACCTTTTGCTAATTTCTTGTGGCGACTATCTATTAGATGACATGACACATTTAAGATGAATTTGTTATAacataaatatgattatttttttaattaaattaagtaaaaattaattaaaaacaagaaaaaaataaaggaaatatgGAGACCCCATCTTCAGCAATCCTTCCTACCCCCTCTTTTTGTTCTGCTTATCACTTACTCCTTCACTCTCCCTGAGTGAGTGAGTGATAAGCATAACAAAAAGAAGGGAAGAAGGGGTCTCtatatttcctttaattttttaattaatttttacttaattaattaaacaataatcatGTCTGTGTTTTAATAAACTCATCTTAAATGTACCATGTCATCTAATAGGCAGTCAACTATAATAGTTAACACTAGAAATTAATAGAAGGATCAAAATCATAAAGATTGAAAATCAAGGGACCAAATGTTGTAATAAAATCTAATAGTCCTTATGTTATTTTAGCATGTGCTTCATTATTTCAACTTATGGGTTGTAGCACCTTATAACATATTCAGTTATCTTGTTAGTATTGttccattttaatattatattcgaTACCTTTTCACAcgttgattttgtttatttatttttaaaaatgcccatatttttttatttattgtaaatgtctatttaattttgtgaatagAAATAATAGAATGAATGTAATGTCATAAAGCATTACATATACCTTACATGAATTCTGGTTTGTTTACAAtgccaaaaaaatattacactaacaatacataaaaattaaactcatataataaatattttaaagaaccAATTGTTAGTCCACAAATATTTGGCTGACAATGAATCGAATCAACTCGAATATAATTTGAGACTTGATTCAATAATTAACTCATTGAACTTGGTTCTTGAATCCAATTGGATAAACTCTGAGTTAAAATTTGAGCTTGTTAAATAAATGAGCTAGAATTGAGTTACTTATAGATGGATTGATTGGTTCGTGAACCACCTCAATATATTCTATGTATTTATAtctatatctatctatctatcatttatgtatattatatatatatatatatatatatatatatatatatatatatatatatatatatatatatatatatatattaaatttatatattatttttacattaatttcatattacctttatttttgtatatataaaataaataaataacaatatataataattataattttaaatagagtCAAATTGACAACCTAAATCAAGTTGTTTGAGAGTTTGAATCAAATCAAgttcaaactaaaaataaagattCATATCAAACTTGAAACGAGATTTGAGCTAAATCATTTCTTATCAAGTTGAGTCGAGTTGAATTATTTCCATCATAAATGTTTTAGTAATtttcatatgtatgacatgACAACCATTCATATGTGTCTAGTTGGCTATTACTCGTGTATTTAATGTgccaattcaatttttttaatagcattatatatcaaaagttaatatggaagaactaaattaattaatgatttataattcctaagaattttgtcatatttttaattttaaagaaacaaaaaaaaaatcaattataatgataatgacaatgtaaaaagttttacatcattatttaatcagaatccaatatatatatatatatatatatatatatatatatatatatatatatatatatatatatatatatatatatatatatgataagtttgttgactttttataattattttaaaagttatattaatgaaattatttatgattgaaCAATAGTGTGAAAATATCAGTATATCATcattaaacttatttaatattCATTCTATTTAGGtattttatataacatttaAGATTTTGAGAAAGATATtgagaaatataattaatatgtaactttctaatgtatattttatctttctaactaattagattttttttctcatttacatCATAGTAAAAAGTAACAACTACTCCCACTAAATGTACTGTATGagaaacattttatattttattgattttgttaaatcgcaaccaatttaaattattttttattaaaaatattatataaaaatactagGGAAAGAAGGTTGAATAGTCCGTAAGAAAATTCCATTCATTTCTCAATCTTAAAGCTCATTTATTACCCACCCACCAAATGTATGAGTTCTCTCTTCACCTAAACCCGGTCTCCTCTCTCTTCGTATTAACAACATTGATATATAGGACAAAGATGCCTGCCATTTTCATGTGCAACCATAATCCCCATTTCACAAATTTTTCATGAAGGTTATGGGAGTTAAGAAAAATGGGACCTCTTCCTATCCAAATTGCATGTAGCAAGCGTTTAATTTCTTACTTCAAAACCACCCTGCATGGTAGCATAAATGTGACCTAGCTACTTAGATTAGATGtaatattgaagaaaaaaaaagtgtacgtTCCAGCACGATAATTTTGAATGCCATTATTGGCATGTCATTGCCGGGTACTCTATAAAATGCAAAAATTTGAATGAGCTCTTTCTTTCGACAGTGACTACTATAGCAAAACGACATATTACAGAGTGTGTTTGCGGTTTTGTGCTTTTAAATTAGCCCCACACATTTAGCCCCGGGACCGAATGTTTCAAatatatggggttttcttactATTCCCACCTCACCCCTTCCTTTATTTCCTTGGACACTATTTCTTACACCTTTCtcttttctaatatatatatatataatttacacGTGGGCAAATCACATGTTTGAGGTATGCCCCCAATCCTACCTAGTTTTGAcctttattattcatttttctagAAATTACTTGTGCAGTACGTGTGTCCCAAATGATAATTGGgtatatatgattaaaattttttttggatatatGGTTCATCAATAACTAATGCTGTTTGGAATTTTTGAGTTAATGGGGTTGGTTATGTGTTGAGCAGGGTCAGACAGATAAGGTATTTCAAGTTCTTTTATGACGATGTCTAGGGTGTGAAAGTGAAACTACTTTCGCACCCTACGAtagttttacatttttaaaagtaaGCAATGCAAACCGTCCGATTAGTGAAAAGCAAATCTAATGGTCCTTATTTTTTGCTTGCTACCGGTAGTAAATGGATGTCTTGATTTGTGTGTCTGCTATCCCCCCACGCGCTTTCCCCGACTACTGTTCTGCTTTCCCCGACATACACTACCATAGCTATGTGTCTGGTTTTTCGAGCATATAGTACCATAGGTTGCGATTTTGCGATTCAAGCTCATGAAGCGCTGAGTTGTGTTTGAGGTCTCCCTGTTTCGCCATTGAAGGTTAGCCCAGCATACCCTGGCAGAGGTGGGGATTGAAGCAGATGTTGTTTTCATTCAGTACTATTGAGTAGAGCAGTAGAACATTGTCTTTGTCGTGGTAAAACCATCGAAGCAGTGCGTTGAGCACGATTGGCACAGAGGACTAAAGAAGGGCGCAGTTTGTGGAGCTTTCGGGGCAGATCTGCAATTAACGTTGTACCTATCGTCGTAgtttagtttttgtttattaGGGTTTTTATTCTGTTGAGTTGTCCCTTATATTGAAGTGGTTGTTATTATGGTATTTTCATTGATGTTTGTTTTGCAAATTGTGTTGCCTGAATGTTGTGATGTGTTGTGTGTTGTTGTTAAGTGTTGCACTTTTGAACATGCATTGTTTTTGTATGACCAGTAGCATTGCAGTATATGTGGTAGTTTGCAAGGTCCGGATTATGGTAAATGTGAGATTTGGATGGAGAGTATAGTGACAATAAATGAGACGTTGAAAGAGTAAATTAGGTATTTGCTGAAAGTAGAATTATGTTTAGAATGACATCCAAAGAAGAAGGTTGAAATGGTGAAGTATAAGTACAACcataagaaaattgaaatattaaattgaCTGTGAGACATTTATATAGAGTAGTCGTATAGCATGCGTAATAAGAAAAAGAATCTGTCGTTGGTTGTCTAATAAGAAAGGACGTCATAAGAAAGTAGCATTGCTTTGATATTATGTTTGGTAGAAGATTTGTAAGGTTCAACGATGTTATTTTTGGTGTTTTGTATGGCTAAAAATGATGTGGAAAATAGTAAAGATAAAGGTCATAACAGAGAAAATACATGTTTGGTTACTGTAAATTTGTGTTCCAGGTTGGTAGTCCAGTCAATGTGATGTTAAGTGCATTATGTAGTGTAGTTGAATGAAGATGTGTTAATGATAGACAAATTACGGTGTTTGAAATGCATGAAGTAGGTGATGTatgtatttgatatattttaaaatgtgttgGGGTGTAGGATTTGGACGATATAATGTCAAAGTTGGAAAGTACTCATAATTTTTGTAGCTTCGTGAATGGTGATGGTGACAATGATGTTACTGAACTGTATGAAAATGATGATGACGACCAACATGATGTCCGAGTAGAAGATGAGGAGGAGGTGGATTCAGAGTTACAGAATGAGGATGATGGAGATTATGATGAATTTTGGATTCCAGGTTTGTCGAAAGAGGAATGTATAAGTATTGATAGCATGGTAGATATTAGACAGTTTGACATGAAAGAAATTAGCGATGAAGTTGTCTGCAGGTTGGATTTTGGTGATTTGGAGTTAGCGTATCAGTTATATTGTTGGTATGCTAAAATGAGTGATTTTTCCGTAaggaagagtcacattgttagAAACGCATTTATGGAAACACTGCAACAAACATTTGTTTGTTCATGTGCTAGTTATAGGAGATTTTCAACCTCCGATACAAGGATAcgacgagaaaaaaaaaaaagaaagtaggTGTGGTTGTGAAGCAATGTTTCGTGTTCATGTGCATTTTTCGACGGATCGATGGTATGTGACATGTTGGAATTTTGACCACAACCATGTATTATAGGACCTAAAATTGTCATGCTTGTTGGCAAGACATAGGAAGATGTCGGCATCTGATATTATGcaagttgaaaattatagaaaagTTGGCATTAGACCTCCGCACATGTACGCAGCATTTGCCAATCAATGTGGTGGATATGAGAAGGTCGGGTTTATCAGGAAAGATATTTACAATGAAGAAGGGCGCATGAGGAAGCAACATAGTTCAGATGCAAGGGGTGCATTGAAGTATTTATATGATTTACGCAAGAAAGAACCAATGATGTATGTTTCGTACACTGCGGATGGATAGTCAAGACTACAACGGTTGTTTTGGTCTGATACTGAGAGCCAAttgctttatgaggtatttGGTGACGTTCTGGCATTTGATGCCACttacaagaaaaataagtatttgtgtccttttgttgttttctCTGGTGTGAACCACCATAATCAGACAATAGTTTTTGTTGATGCTATTGTCACTGATGAGACGAAAGAAACATATGTTTGGTTGTTAGAACAGTTGTTGGTAGCAATGAAAGGAAAAGCTCCCTGTTCAATAATAACTGATGGCGATCTGGCTATGAGGAATGCTATAACAAGAGTCATGCCAGGTGTTTTTCACAGATTGTGTGCATGGCACTTATTGCGTAATGCATTGAGCCATGTTCGAGACAAACATGTTTTGAAATGGTTGAAGAAGCTAATGcttgatgattttgaagtggTCGAATTCGAAGAAAAATGGAAAGAGATGGTTGCTACGTTTGAATTGGAAGACAATAGTTGGATTGCTGAACTTTATGAAAAACGGATGAAGTGGTCTACTGCCCATTTGAGGGGTCATTTTTTTGCGGGCATACGGACAACATCTCATTGTGAAGCCTTCCATGCACATGTTGCAAAATATGTTCATTCACGCACTAATTTAACCGATTTTGTAGAACAATTTCAAAGGTGCCTGACATATTTTCGATATAAAGTGGTTGTGGCAGATTATTTGTCAACATGTGAGAAAGAAGTTTTGCAAACAAATCTTCGATCTCTTGAGCGGTCTGGTGATGAATTGTTTACAAAGGAGATGTTTAAACTTTTTCAGTATTATCTATGTAAGACTATTAAGCTAAGAGTCGTTGATTGCAAAGAGATGGTCACGTTTTCAGTTTACATAGTTGTGAAGTATTGTAGTGGAAGTGTTTGGCGTGTGTCGTATTGCCCATCAACGGTTGACTTTACATGTAGTTGTATGAGAATGCAATCCATTGGTCTTCCATGTGATCACATATTGGCCGTGTtggtttctttaaattttatggaGTTGCCAAGTAGTTTGGTTTTGAATAGGTGGTCCAAACTTGCCACCGAACAGATGAAAGACAAATATCCAGTTTCCGCAATGTATTGGGATTCACAATTGATGGCCAGGTATGCCACTTTGGTTGAAGTTTCTAGACAAGTTTGTGCAGTCGCATATTGTGATGAAGAGGAGTATGACAAAATGTTGCATTTCCTATCCAATGAGGCTACAAGGCTGAAGTTGAAGCAAAACAACGAACATTGTGTTGATGATAATTAGACGCACCAACAATATGGTGATGATTTTGAAGGTATTTTAGACCCTGTTGTGGTTCGAAGTAAAGGATGCGGACAGGTCGGAATGGATGAATGTGGCAGACAAAGGAGAATCCAAAAGTGTCGGCAATGTGGTGGAATTGGCCACAACAAGCGTTCTTGCACCAACCGTCCTCGAAATGGAAATGGTTGTATTTCATCCACCGAACAAACTAACAATATGTTGCAAGCTACACATGAAAATAACTCTGAAGTGGTAATGAAGTTGTTGTTTGGCACAAtttggttttcaattttgatgttATGCAGGTAATGATGACAATTTGTATTTTCTTAATGTTGGACAAAATGCAGCAGCCGCAGACACAGTCATTTGTTGCTGGTAGTAGCCGTGTTGGTccgtaaatatatttttgttatcttgCAGAAGTGGATCGGTAATGAGTTGATGTTTGCATGAGTTCATAATTCTATATTGTATGTAGTATTGtcaatttgtgaaaaaaaatggcCTAACATTGGTGTTGTCATACATGTTTGTGGATTTTGTTTTGCAGGATTATTGACAAAGATTGTAACTTCTGCAACCATTAAATGTTGATACCGCAGGACGCTGTTATGTAATCCATTTTTTAGTTAAAGACGACGTTATACTTGGTTGTTGGTGTTTATTATACACCATATTTGGTCAAGGAAGTGTGGattataatttcatttcttAAATTAGCGTATAGCAAATAATGTTTAGGATACATTTCGTTTAtagttttttctttgtatacCAAAGTCCGAAGTTTATTATTGAGGAAGTCATTTGAAGGATACAAGacaaatattacaaataattttaggaATATTTTTTCTGATGTCAATTTCAGGGTACAAGACATACAATACCAGCATTTATTTTCAACACATACAATAGCAGcacttattttctattattattggtGACCTGAACTTAAGACCACAACTCCACAACACATATATTACCAATTGAAGACGTCGGTACATGTACgtgtaataaattataaacttcGGACACTGGAAAATTGATAAATGTCGAAGctgataattaaatataatttaggtgtttacaaataaaacggtataaaggttttttttaggaaaatagTAAGATGTTACATTTTATGAGTAAAGCCAATATTTGCTGAATTTTTAAATACGTGGTACATTAAATGCCATAACAATTATCAATTGAAGAATATAAAAAGTACCAATAAGAAGAGTAATATTATAAGTCcacaattaatataattaacttgTTTGTTAGCCGGAAAAAAGTACCatcataataataagaaaaaaaagtaccaTAATGCAGGACTAATGGTAaccaaaaaaaaaccaaaagagataTTGTTTGTTAGCCGAAGGCTATTAAATTAGAACATTCATATAATAAGTAAATTAAGATAAAGTAAACTATTATAATGAACTTGAGTCGAATTGGTCGTCATCCCATATCAGCTGTTTCCTATACAGAACGTCCCATCCAtgtatcatttatatttattttttgaggagACATATTTGAAAGCCTCCGGTGGCACCACCTACATTAGAACGAAGATAGTGGTTAATGTTGTCAaactgaaatgaaaataaaagaaaggtgTATTACTATATTAAGCCTCGGCTGGCAGCACCTACCAATGGATTTTTGTGTTGCATCATATCTTCATTAACATCGACGGTAAAAACATGGCGTCTGGTTGTTGCGGCTGACGTTGCGGATGGTTGTCTATAGCGAGGAGTTGTGAAGGAGACATGGAAAGTAGTATTTTTGTCGAGGGCAGAAAACCTAATGACCATATTTTCATAAACGTTCATGTCTCTTCTGAATTCTTTGATGCCATCggcaaaatatattttgttttcatatcTTCGAACTCTGACAAAAAAGTCTTCTCTCCGTTAACATTGAAGACGACATAAGTTGGGTATTTGGGATGCCAATTGATGTGGTAGTTTAATGGAATTTCAATGTAGTTCTGCAACAAAACAAGTTAATAAAATAAGACATTTTCGGACCAACATAAACACAGAAATGTTAGGGTACGGGAATACTCACTTTGTGAACATCCAATGTTGCCTCAAAATGGTGGACTTTGGTACATCCCATAAAATTCTTGTGGCCCTATATGACAATAATTGATGTATTGAATGGCAACAAAGTTATAGCATTTTAACATAAATAGGGAAGTTGTCTAAAGTCGAAAATGTTTGTGCAAAAAACAGATACAAATAAGGAAAACACAAACCAACTTATAACATTGAATGGAAGACAATCTGGaaagtttaaaagaaaaaaacaacccTAGGAAATTGAAAGGCCATGAATGTGGAAAGTAGAACAGAACACACACTTAATGGAAACACTACATAAACGATGGTTTACATACCGCACGTCAGAAAATCAAAAGACAAAGTCAGACAATGAAACGACATGAATGTGCAAAGTAGAGGAATATAACGCAGTTATGAGAACCACTACACAAAGCAAGGTTTACATAAGGAAAATGACAATATcggaagaaaaaatgaaacaacatcATGTAACTCTATGTATAGAAACAAAGTTATGTGTTTCAAAGGAGATGAATGTCGAaagtagaaaagaaaataacacaCACTTAACAGAAACACTACAGAAAGCAGGGTTTACATAACACAAGTCATAAAATGGGAAGAGGATGATGAATATTGTTAGTCAGACGAAGATGACAACATCAGACGTTTAATTAACACTTACGAAGCAATAACGAAGATACACATATAAGCAAAGCATGGATAATGGAAAGGTAGTGAAAACGTACAAAAAAGGAGGAGGACGATGAAGCGGAAGCCATTCTGATTCGCAGAAGGAATGTTGTcgttcttttttgtttccacAGGGTGACAGCCAAAAAACACAATTTGTTAAGCAAAAATTCCTTTTTATAACCCGTGCACATCACTTATGCGGCACCGGTATTCAAAACGGTTCATATTCCAGTACAAGtcgaaaattaaataataaagtaatggTTGGTACACGTCAGatgatgaataattttaaataattatgtgttAGTTAATAGTCATTAATTTGACATTTGTCATACCCGTGGGAATgtcatattaattttagtatgtataataaattgtatatttatagcaaaacgttgtgttcaataaaaatattgtccACTAAAGGTAACCTTTGACAGTCTACTCATTAAATGGATGGCCATTGTTGCTTAAATCGCAAGAATTTCAATGATATGTGTTcaacttcatttttatatttaccgAC
The genomic region above belongs to Glycine max cultivar Williams 82 chromosome 14, Glycine_max_v4.0, whole genome shotgun sequence and contains:
- the LOC102665194 gene encoding protein FAR1-RELATED SEQUENCE 5, which produces MKGKAPCSIITDGDLAMRNAITRVMPGVFHRLCAWHLLRNALSHVRDKHVLKWLKKLMLDDFEVVEFEEKWKEMVATFELEDNSWIAELYEKRMKWSTAHLRGHFFAGIRTTSHCEAFHAHVAKYVHSRTNLTDFVEQFQRCLTYFRYKVVVADYLSTCEKEVLQTNLRSLERSGDELFTKEMFKLFQYYLCKTIKLRVVDCKEMVTFSVYIVVKYCSGSVWRVSYCPSTVDFTCSCMRMQSIGLPCDHILAVLVSLNFMELPSSLVLNRWSKLATEQMKDKYPVSAMYWDSQLMARYATLVEVSRQVCAVAYCDEEEYDKMLHFLSNEATRLKLKQNNEHCVDDN